One Luteibacter aegosomaticola genomic window carries:
- a CDS encoding alpha/beta hydrolase — protein MAKGRWIGLLAALLMPVAAWATTGGEPLLNTQNRPWAPPAGIEQVPLWPADLKIEAPAYPGPEVFGTSNGKIAGQPITMVEHVTRPTVSIYPAKGKNTGAAVLVLPGGGYRVLAIDLEGTEICDWLTAKGVTCAVLKYRVPGSGPYWNDECNCRRAPRVPMALQDAQRAMALLRQRAGSLGIDPHKIGVVGFSAGGRMVADISNHTKRAYTPIDDADKQDFRPNFAMALYPGHLWTEPGITLTKEVRIDPKGPPAFIAQAEDDATDDIRESLTYYLALQQAKVPVEMHLYAHGGHAFGVRKTDNPITSWTTLAETWMHTIGVL, from the coding sequence ATGGCGAAGGGGCGTTGGATCGGCCTGCTGGCCGCGTTACTCATGCCGGTAGCCGCATGGGCCACCACGGGGGGCGAACCGCTGCTCAACACGCAAAACCGGCCGTGGGCACCACCGGCCGGTATCGAGCAGGTGCCTCTATGGCCAGCGGACCTGAAGATCGAAGCGCCCGCCTACCCCGGCCCCGAGGTCTTCGGCACATCCAATGGCAAGATCGCCGGTCAACCGATCACCATGGTGGAGCACGTCACGCGCCCCACCGTCAGCATTTATCCCGCCAAGGGAAAGAATACCGGCGCCGCCGTCCTCGTACTTCCCGGTGGCGGTTATCGCGTGCTCGCCATCGACCTCGAAGGCACCGAGATCTGCGACTGGCTGACGGCAAAAGGTGTCACCTGCGCGGTGCTGAAATACCGCGTGCCAGGGTCAGGCCCCTACTGGAACGATGAGTGCAACTGCCGCCGCGCGCCGCGCGTGCCCATGGCCCTGCAGGATGCCCAGCGTGCCATGGCACTACTGCGCCAGCGTGCGGGAAGCCTCGGCATCGATCCGCACAAGATCGGCGTGGTGGGCTTCTCCGCCGGCGGACGCATGGTGGCCGACATCAGCAACCATACGAAGCGCGCCTACACACCCATCGACGACGCTGACAAACAGGACTTCCGCCCCAACTTCGCCATGGCGCTCTACCCCGGCCACCTGTGGACGGAGCCGGGCATCACGCTAACCAAGGAGGTCCGGATCGACCCGAAGGGCCCGCCCGCCTTCATCGCTCAGGCCGAAGACGACGCCACCGACGATATCCGGGAATCGCTCACCTATTACCTCGCCTTGCAGCAGGCGAAGGTGCCGGTGGAAATGCATCTCTATGCGCACGGCGGTCACGCGTTCGGCGTGAGAAAAACGGATAACCCGATTACCAGCTGGACGACGCTGGCCGAGACATGGATGCACACGATCGGGGTCCTCTGA
- a CDS encoding alpha/beta fold hydrolase yields the protein MATLMAWSLAQAAQAAAPMITNPVYAGPSHLVDVGGGRRMNLYCTGEGSPTVVMDAGMGDSAISWALVQPALSKHVRSCSFDRAGLGFSDAATRPGTPQNAADDLHHLLGAAGVKPPYVLVAHSLGGLNARVFADRFRSEVVGMVMVESSHEDQFTEGWAIGAADQKEKYEAYLAKAHECVVLARNGLKPGTPDFTRCVGDDADPRFSDAINAAQRAYGVTPRWQAAVASERENVASVSVDQVRATRKDYGDMPLMVLIHSPYAKRDDETQSERDLRTLSWERLHLRMAAMSTRGTMITVPNSTHYIQYEHPQVVVDAVLEAIAIQAH from the coding sequence GTGGCTACGCTCATGGCGTGGTCGCTGGCGCAGGCCGCTCAAGCCGCTGCCCCGATGATTACGAATCCGGTCTATGCCGGCCCATCCCATCTCGTCGATGTGGGTGGTGGCCGGCGCATGAATCTGTATTGCACGGGCGAGGGTTCGCCGACGGTCGTCATGGATGCCGGCATGGGCGACTCGGCGATCAGCTGGGCACTGGTGCAACCAGCGCTGTCGAAGCATGTCCGATCCTGCTCGTTCGATCGCGCAGGCCTTGGCTTTAGCGATGCCGCGACGCGACCGGGCACGCCGCAAAACGCGGCCGACGATCTGCACCACCTGCTTGGCGCCGCCGGGGTCAAACCACCCTATGTGCTTGTCGCACATTCGCTAGGTGGCCTGAATGCGCGGGTATTCGCCGACCGCTTCCGCAGCGAGGTCGTGGGTATGGTGATGGTCGAATCATCCCACGAGGATCAGTTCACGGAAGGCTGGGCGATTGGCGCTGCCGACCAGAAGGAAAAATATGAGGCATACCTGGCCAAGGCACACGAATGCGTCGTGCTGGCCAGGAACGGCCTGAAGCCGGGTACGCCTGACTTTACGCGTTGCGTGGGTGATGACGCCGATCCGCGCTTCAGCGATGCGATCAACGCCGCCCAGCGGGCCTACGGTGTCACGCCGCGCTGGCAGGCGGCGGTTGCTTCCGAGCGTGAAAATGTCGCCAGCGTAAGCGTGGATCAGGTGCGCGCCACGCGAAAGGATTACGGGGACATGCCGCTCATGGTCCTGATTCACTCCCCCTACGCCAAACGTGATGACGAGACGCAGAGCGAGCGCGATCTCCGGACGCTCTCATGGGAGCGCCTGCATCTGCGCATGGCGGCTATGTCGACGCGCGGGACCATGATCACCGTGCCCAACAGCACCCATTACATACAGTACGAACATCCGCAGGTGGTCGTGGATGCGGTGCTCGAAGCTATCGCGATACAGGCGCACTGA
- a CDS encoding methyl-accepting chemotaxis protein: protein MTIRWRIIFTMAAALLAAIVIGITGLVSLDKTQSGLEGMYRTSLMPIVHVSEVRASLMDERNAVNRAIARAGAADAVAEAQQRVVASQAKLAKDWSAYYPALVSSDSEREAAKAFIAAREQSDDRVKGLLDKLQKGDKDSVSFLVKEVGPAMDAATAQISQIITVNEQQADQDYQAAATREHRTVAITIGVLVVSALMVALLGFLLARAVVRPLLRARDLAARISQGELNHHLEVTGRDELSETLRALATMDEQLTRIVSEVRSNAQQVTYAARDISAGTDDLSSRTQEQASSLEETAASMEEMTATVRENSEGADLARELTTTLHGDAQSGQSVAEEAVLAMGEITRSSRSVGEIAVLIDEIAFQTNLLALNAAVEAARAGEQGRGFAVVASEVRNLAQRSASAARDIKKLIADASERVETGAVLVGRTGEALALIGTGASKVSGIVGNIAAASLQQSAGIEQVNGAVTALDEVTQQNAALVEEASAASKQMLDLAEELMRQVAFFSITGDEAAEAPRQARGEAQVAHVAAAPVHTAVRQPAVQEAVWTEF from the coding sequence ATGACTATCAGGTGGCGCATCATTTTCACCATGGCGGCGGCACTCCTCGCCGCAATCGTGATCGGTATCACCGGGCTCGTGTCCCTCGATAAGACCCAGTCGGGTCTGGAAGGCATGTACCGCACCTCGCTCATGCCCATCGTCCACGTCAGCGAAGTGCGTGCCTCGCTCATGGACGAACGCAACGCCGTGAACCGTGCCATTGCCCGTGCCGGCGCGGCGGATGCCGTCGCAGAGGCGCAGCAGCGCGTCGTCGCAAGCCAGGCTAAGCTTGCGAAAGACTGGTCGGCGTATTACCCGGCACTGGTCAGCAGCGATTCGGAGCGCGAGGCCGCCAAGGCGTTTATCGCCGCCCGTGAGCAGTCCGACGATCGGGTGAAAGGCCTGCTCGACAAACTCCAGAAGGGCGACAAGGACTCGGTGTCGTTCCTCGTCAAGGAAGTGGGCCCGGCGATGGATGCCGCGACGGCCCAGATCTCCCAGATCATCACTGTCAACGAGCAGCAGGCCGACCAGGACTACCAGGCGGCAGCGACCCGTGAACACCGCACCGTGGCCATCACGATCGGCGTTCTCGTGGTGTCGGCGCTGATGGTGGCGCTGCTTGGCTTCCTCCTTGCGCGCGCCGTGGTGCGCCCGCTGCTCCGCGCCCGCGATCTTGCGGCACGGATCAGCCAGGGTGAGCTCAATCATCATCTTGAGGTGACCGGTCGCGACGAGCTGAGCGAGACGCTCCGTGCGCTGGCCACGATGGACGAGCAGCTCACGCGTATCGTCAGTGAAGTTCGCAGCAACGCGCAGCAGGTGACGTACGCTGCACGCGACATTTCCGCCGGTACGGACGATCTCTCCAGCCGCACGCAGGAACAGGCGTCGTCGCTCGAAGAAACCGCCGCCTCGATGGAAGAAATGACCGCGACGGTGCGCGAGAACTCCGAGGGCGCGGATCTCGCTCGCGAACTCACCACCACGCTGCATGGCGATGCGCAGTCGGGCCAGTCCGTGGCCGAAGAGGCCGTGCTGGCCATGGGTGAAATCACCCGTAGCAGCCGTAGCGTCGGTGAAATCGCTGTGCTGATCGACGAGATCGCTTTCCAGACCAACCTGCTGGCGTTGAACGCGGCGGTGGAAGCCGCGCGTGCGGGCGAGCAGGGCAGGGGCTTTGCCGTGGTCGCCAGCGAGGTTCGCAACCTCGCCCAGCGCAGTGCGTCGGCCGCCCGCGACATCAAGAAGCTCATCGCCGACGCCTCTGAACGTGTCGAAACGGGTGCCGTCCTGGTGGGCCGTACCGGTGAAGCGCTGGCGTTGATCGGCACCGGCGCGAGCAAGGTCTCCGGTATCGTCGGTAACATCGCGGCCGCGTCGCTGCAGCAGTCGGCCGGCATCGAGCAGGTGAACGGCGCCGTCACGGCGCTGGACGAAGTGACGCAGCAGAACGCCGCACTGGTCGAGGAAGCGAGCGCGGCCAGCAAGCAGATGCTTGACCTCGCCGAGGAGTTGATGCGCCAGGTGGCGTTCTTCAGCATTACCGGTGACGAGGCTGCCGAAGCCCCGCGCCAGGCGCGTGGGGAGGCCCAGGTCGCCCACGTGGCAGCCGCGCCAGTACATACCGCGGTGCGCCAGCCGGCCGTCCAGGAAGCGGTCTGGACCGAGTTCTAA
- a CDS encoding FadR/GntR family transcriptional regulator, producing MAARNLHSQVVQQLGQLIVSGKLAPGEGLPREDILAEKLAVSRTALREAMKVLVTKGLIESRQRTGARVRAAIHWKQLDQDVLAWRCASMPTDDFVEKLVEMRELIEPGAAATAARRRTTAQLAALKAAYEAMAAAENLDAWAEADLAFHETMLQATNNELMVSLFSVIETALGQYFLLSARNAADFKAALPHHGKVLEAIRRKQPEAAREGMLEMVNISRRNIRRRR from the coding sequence GTGGCAGCACGCAACCTGCACAGCCAGGTAGTCCAGCAATTGGGCCAGCTCATCGTGAGCGGCAAGCTGGCGCCGGGTGAGGGTTTGCCGCGCGAGGATATCCTCGCGGAAAAGCTGGCCGTCAGCCGTACCGCGCTGCGCGAGGCGATGAAGGTGCTGGTGACCAAGGGCCTTATCGAGTCCCGCCAGCGTACGGGTGCCCGTGTCCGCGCCGCCATCCACTGGAAACAGCTTGACCAGGACGTGCTGGCCTGGCGCTGCGCATCGATGCCGACCGACGACTTCGTGGAGAAGCTCGTTGAAATGCGCGAGCTGATCGAGCCCGGTGCAGCGGCCACCGCCGCAAGGCGCCGCACGACCGCCCAGCTGGCTGCGCTCAAAGCCGCCTACGAAGCCATGGCGGCCGCAGAGAACCTGGACGCCTGGGCCGAGGCCGACCTGGCTTTTCACGAGACCATGCTCCAGGCCACCAACAACGAGCTCATGGTTTCGCTATTCAGCGTGATCGAAACCGCGCTCGGCCAGTACTTCCTGCTTTCGGCGCGCAATGCGGCCGATTTCAAGGCAGCCCTGCCGCACCATGGCAAGGTGCTCGAAGCCATCCGCCGCAAGCAGCCTGAAGCCGCCCGGGAAGGCATGCTCGAGATGGTCAACATCTCCCGCCGCAACATTCGCCGCCGACGTTAA
- a CDS encoding aldose 1-epimerase — MLELANDRLRVILLPETGGGIARFDWLGSVEAIAVMRPCRSALARDGSCETAANEPIDPNHLACYPLVPWSNRITTGGFTHDGTRIDLPLNRADDAYPIHGTGWQRAWTVERHAPDEAVFTLHDATEGAYDYRARLAYYLEANTLRVELAVTNTGDVALPFGLGLHPFFPRHGSVRLHAPARTVWRNDDRDSLIPVACQAVPPAWDFSFAPILPRGGLNNGFQGWKGAARIRWPLQGLRLNITADVDSYILYVPEGETFFCFEPVDHPVNAVNLPGGPAANGMTVLAPGQALARSFAFRVSEEG; from the coding sequence ATGCTCGAACTCGCCAACGACCGTCTGCGCGTGATCCTGCTCCCCGAAACGGGTGGCGGCATCGCACGCTTCGACTGGCTAGGCAGTGTCGAGGCCATTGCCGTCATGCGCCCCTGTAGGAGCGCGCTTGCGCGCGATGGCTCTTGCGAAACCGCGGCCAACGAACCCATCGACCCCAACCACCTTGCCTGCTACCCGTTAGTCCCCTGGAGCAACCGCATCACCACCGGCGGCTTCACGCACGATGGCACCCGCATCGACCTGCCGCTCAACCGCGCCGACGATGCCTATCCCATCCACGGTACCGGCTGGCAACGCGCGTGGACGGTAGAACGCCACGCCCCCGACGAGGCGGTGTTCACGCTGCACGACGCCACCGAAGGCGCCTACGACTATCGCGCGCGCCTGGCGTATTACCTCGAAGCCAACACGCTTCGCGTCGAGCTGGCGGTCACCAACACCGGCGACGTCGCCTTGCCATTTGGCCTCGGCCTGCACCCTTTCTTCCCCCGCCACGGCAGCGTGCGGCTGCACGCCCCGGCGCGTACCGTCTGGCGCAACGATGACCGGGATTCCCTCATTCCGGTGGCTTGCCAGGCGGTGCCGCCGGCGTGGGATTTTTCTTTCGCGCCGATCCTGCCGCGGGGAGGCCTTAACAACGGCTTCCAGGGCTGGAAGGGCGCGGCTCGCATTCGCTGGCCGCTGCAAGGCCTGCGGCTCAACATCACCGCCGATGTGGATAGCTACATCCTCTACGTGCCCGAAGGCGAAACTTTTTTCTGCTTCGAGCCCGTCGACCACCCGGTGAACGCCGTGAACCTGCCTGGCGGGCCTGCCGCCAACGGCATGACCGTGCTGGCGCCTGGGCAGGCGTTGGCACGATCCTTCGCATTCCGTGTTTCCGAAGAGGGGTAA
- a CDS encoding alpha-galactosidase, giving the protein MKQHASTRRLALALAAAFAAPLAVAATPPREVAPRYDASSHVFRLDAGKVTYAMGVDPDGRLQTLYWGARLAADDPLGPATPAPERSSFDPKGALSRQEYAGWGGNITAMPALKVKFDDGNRDLILRYDSYRIDHGALAILMRDVKAGVDVTLRYTADPATGVIGRSARIENKSTQALTIDSAAAATWSLPSGSDYSLRYLTGTWAGEWHLQTRAITQGATVLESRRGSTGDENNPWFAINRGGAWNEEHGDVWFGALAWSGSWQIRVDEDILGQVRVTGGFNPFDFGYRLKPGESLDTPVFYGGYTADGMGEASRLLHRFEKASVLPHGEQAKLRPVLYNSWEATEFKVDEAGQEQLAERAAKLGVERFVVDDGWFGARNSDHAGLGDWTVNRTKFPNGLKPLIDKVHTLGMSFGLWVEPEMVNSDSDLYRAHPDWVLNFPDRQRSEGRNQLVLNLAREDVKAHVFEVLDRLLAENDIQFLKWDYNRNWSEPGWPQMSPDEQQKVYVAYTRNLYDILRRLREKHPGVEIESCSGGGARVDLGVMALTDEVWPSDNTDASDRLSIQDGFSQAYAPATMMSWVTGSPTWVNNRAMSLDFRFLSSMQGGLGIGANLLTWSEADNTTARHYITAYKAIRTTVQRGDLYRLLSPQNRAAWSATSSVSTDRKQAVLFAFQRQGEEARAFPTLRLQGLDPVARYRMRFIHGAAVPGTPEVASGAYWMAHGVDLLIKGDFDAAGAVFEAP; this is encoded by the coding sequence TTGAAGCAGCACGCCTCCACCCGCCGGCTCGCCCTTGCCCTGGCTGCCGCGTTCGCCGCGCCGCTCGCCGTTGCCGCCACGCCGCCGCGTGAGGTGGCGCCGCGCTACGACGCGTCATCGCACGTTTTCCGCCTGGACGCAGGCAAGGTCACGTATGCCATGGGCGTCGATCCCGATGGCCGGCTGCAGACGCTCTACTGGGGTGCACGCCTTGCGGCCGATGATCCGCTGGGGCCGGCGACACCGGCGCCCGAGCGCTCCTCGTTTGATCCCAAGGGCGCACTCTCGCGCCAGGAATACGCGGGTTGGGGCGGCAACATCACCGCGATGCCAGCGCTCAAGGTGAAGTTCGATGACGGCAATCGCGACCTGATCCTGCGCTATGACAGCTACCGGATCGACCACGGCGCGCTCGCCATCCTGATGCGCGACGTCAAGGCCGGCGTGGATGTCACGCTGCGCTACACGGCCGATCCGGCGACTGGCGTCATCGGCCGTTCGGCGCGCATTGAAAACAAGAGCACCCAGGCACTCACGATCGATAGCGCGGCCGCGGCCACATGGAGCCTGCCATCCGGCAGCGATTATTCGCTGCGTTACCTCACCGGCACATGGGCGGGCGAATGGCACCTGCAGACGCGCGCGATCACGCAGGGCGCGACGGTGCTGGAAAGTCGCCGCGGCTCCACGGGCGACGAGAACAACCCGTGGTTCGCCATCAATCGGGGTGGCGCGTGGAATGAAGAACACGGCGATGTCTGGTTCGGCGCGCTGGCGTGGAGCGGCTCGTGGCAGATCCGCGTCGACGAAGACATCCTCGGCCAGGTCCGCGTGACCGGCGGATTCAACCCCTTCGATTTTGGTTACCGCCTGAAGCCGGGTGAATCGCTCGATACCCCCGTGTTCTACGGTGGCTACACGGCCGATGGCATGGGGGAAGCCTCGCGCCTGCTGCATCGCTTCGAGAAGGCGAGCGTCCTGCCGCACGGCGAGCAGGCAAAGCTGCGCCCGGTGCTCTACAACTCCTGGGAAGCCACCGAATTCAAGGTGGATGAGGCAGGGCAGGAGCAGCTGGCCGAACGCGCGGCGAAGCTTGGCGTGGAGCGGTTCGTCGTTGATGACGGCTGGTTTGGCGCACGCAATAGCGACCATGCCGGGCTGGGCGATTGGACGGTGAACCGCACCAAGTTCCCGAATGGCCTGAAGCCGCTCATCGATAAGGTGCATACGCTGGGCATGAGCTTCGGCCTTTGGGTCGAGCCGGAGATGGTGAACTCCGATAGCGATCTGTACCGTGCGCACCCGGACTGGGTGCTCAATTTCCCGGACCGCCAGCGTAGTGAGGGGCGTAACCAGCTCGTGCTCAACCTCGCGCGCGAGGACGTGAAAGCCCACGTGTTCGAGGTGCTGGATCGCCTGCTCGCCGAGAACGACATCCAGTTCCTGAAGTGGGACTACAACCGCAACTGGTCCGAGCCGGGCTGGCCGCAGATGTCGCCGGACGAGCAGCAGAAGGTCTACGTGGCCTACACGCGCAACCTTTACGACATCCTGCGCCGCCTGCGCGAGAAGCATCCGGGCGTGGAAATCGAATCGTGCTCGGGCGGTGGCGCGCGCGTCGATCTGGGCGTGATGGCGCTTACCGATGAGGTATGGCCCTCTGACAACACGGATGCCTCGGATCGTCTCTCCATCCAGGATGGTTTCAGCCAGGCGTATGCACCGGCCACGATGATGTCTTGGGTGACCGGCTCGCCCACCTGGGTGAATAACCGCGCGATGTCGCTGGATTTCCGCTTCCTCTCGTCCATGCAGGGCGGTCTCGGCATCGGCGCCAACCTGCTCACGTGGAGCGAGGCGGATAACACGACGGCGCGGCACTACATCACCGCGTACAAGGCGATCCGCACGACGGTGCAGCGTGGCGACCTCTATCGCCTGCTCTCGCCGCAGAACCGTGCCGCGTGGTCGGCCACCAGTTCCGTATCCACCGATCGCAAGCAGGCCGTGCTGTTCGCGTTCCAGCGCCAGGGCGAAGAGGCGAGGGCGTTCCCGACGCTACGCCTGCAGGGGCTGGACCCGGTTGCACGCTACCGCATGCGCTTCATCCACGGCGCCGCCGTGCCAGGGACCCCCGAGGTGGCCAGCGGCGCGTACTGGATGGCCCACGGTGTCGATCTGCTGATCAAGGGTGACTTCGACGCTGCAGGGGCGGTCTTCGAAGCGCCATAG
- a CDS encoding alpha-galactosidase D, with protein sequence MPVRHVPSLRRLALACGVFALASTATAQVNGVAQRPYLGWSSFSQQTMDAAFLTQANMLKQSDALAASGLQAHGYTYINLDSGWMGGFDANGRPRPDPSTFPDIKALIDHIHANGQKAGIYWIPGVEEPAVQANSPILGTNLHIQDILALPHRAGNAFGGPGESPYHYKIDFSKPGAQAYMDSVVALFASWGVDFIKLDGVTPGSYSDDLSIDNRDDVVAWSKAIAKTGRPMWFTVSWQVDKDDNDIWSAWANARRIDDDVECEGRCATLTNWPRIEKRFRDLPSWQDAAGPAKGWNDLDSLDIADGTRDGLTLDEKRSAMTIWSMANAPLYLGGDLTALDPDGLRIATNDEVLAVDQSGHPARQVLGGDHQVWVSDLGNGRYYVALFNMNAAPATVTLPWRLLGAAGALRVRDLWNHKELGPSVLQHEVVLPAHGTQLLLVDRLPGTLPAGPSAAYEAEAAALAGTAQVYACSGCSSGNKVGGLGLGVNNTVSFNSVTVPHDGVYLMQVDSLTLGLRSYLYRVNDGPYHTFNSGGGSFQLPSSSTLPVCLRRGVNRIRFGNDVSYPPDLDRIVIRDGAGVPAPVASVYEAESATLGGTVTAGFSNYFSGLAKAGNIGGGSANAVTFTNVTAPRAGVYQLEIDYATKGPRTLFLTVNGRNPTQLDLDGSSFDDPVARVLEVPLLKGSNTLQLGNPSGFAPDLDRIVVSPRLGSPAPGCP encoded by the coding sequence GTGCCTGTACGTCATGTTCCGTCGCTCCGCCGTCTCGCCCTGGCCTGTGGCGTGTTCGCCCTGGCCAGTACCGCCACCGCCCAGGTCAATGGGGTGGCTCAGCGCCCGTATCTCGGCTGGAGCAGTTTCAGCCAGCAAACCATGGATGCTGCGTTCCTCACGCAGGCCAATATGCTGAAGCAGTCCGACGCGCTTGCCGCGTCGGGTTTGCAGGCGCATGGCTATACGTACATCAACCTCGACTCCGGATGGATGGGTGGCTTCGATGCCAACGGCCGGCCTAGGCCGGACCCTTCCACCTTCCCTGACATCAAGGCCCTCATCGACCACATCCATGCGAACGGCCAGAAGGCCGGCATCTACTGGATTCCCGGCGTGGAAGAGCCCGCGGTGCAGGCGAATTCGCCCATCCTCGGGACGAACCTGCACATCCAGGACATCCTGGCGCTGCCGCATCGGGCGGGCAATGCGTTCGGTGGCCCCGGCGAATCGCCGTACCACTACAAGATCGATTTCTCGAAGCCCGGCGCGCAGGCGTACATGGATTCCGTGGTGGCGTTGTTCGCCTCATGGGGTGTGGATTTCATCAAGCTTGATGGCGTGACGCCGGGCTCGTACAGCGACGACCTGAGCATCGATAACCGCGACGATGTCGTGGCCTGGTCAAAGGCGATTGCGAAGACAGGCCGGCCGATGTGGTTCACCGTGTCGTGGCAGGTCGACAAGGATGACAACGATATCTGGTCGGCGTGGGCCAATGCGCGACGTATCGATGATGACGTGGAGTGCGAAGGCCGCTGCGCCACGCTGACCAACTGGCCGCGCATCGAGAAGCGCTTCCGCGACCTGCCATCGTGGCAGGACGCGGCCGGTCCGGCGAAAGGCTGGAACGACCTGGATTCGCTGGATATCGCCGACGGCACCCGCGATGGCCTCACCCTCGACGAAAAGCGTTCAGCCATGACGATCTGGTCGATGGCGAATGCGCCGTTGTATCTCGGTGGTGACCTCACGGCGCTCGACCCCGATGGCCTGCGCATCGCGACCAACGACGAGGTGCTGGCGGTCGATCAATCCGGCCACCCGGCGCGCCAGGTGCTCGGCGGCGATCACCAGGTATGGGTGAGTGACCTCGGTAACGGTCGCTACTACGTCGCGCTGTTCAACATGAACGCGGCGCCTGCCACGGTGACTTTGCCGTGGCGGTTGCTGGGCGCCGCGGGTGCGCTGCGCGTGCGTGACCTGTGGAACCACAAGGAGCTCGGCCCGTCCGTGCTCCAGCATGAGGTGGTGCTGCCTGCACACGGTACACAGTTGCTGCTGGTGGATCGGTTGCCGGGCACCTTGCCGGCCGGGCCGTCCGCGGCGTACGAGGCTGAGGCGGCCGCGCTGGCCGGTACGGCGCAGGTGTATGCGTGCAGCGGCTGCTCGTCGGGCAACAAGGTGGGCGGCCTTGGCCTTGGCGTGAACAATACGGTGAGCTTCAACAGTGTCACGGTGCCGCACGATGGCGTGTACCTCATGCAGGTCGATTCGCTCACGCTTGGCCTGCGTTCGTACCTCTATCGCGTGAACGATGGCCCGTACCACACGTTCAATTCAGGCGGTGGGAGCTTCCAGCTGCCCTCGTCGAGCACGCTGCCGGTGTGCCTGCGCAGGGGCGTGAACCGGATTCGTTTTGGCAACGATGTGAGTTACCCGCCCGATCTGGACCGCATCGTGATTCGCGATGGCGCAGGCGTGCCGGCGCCAGTGGCCAGCGTATACGAGGCCGAGTCGGCAACGCTTGGCGGTACGGTGACCGCGGGCTTCAGCAACTACTTCTCGGGCCTGGCCAAGGCCGGGAATATCGGCGGTGGCAGCGCGAACGCGGTGACCTTCACGAACGTCACCGCGCCGCGTGCCGGCGTCTACCAGCTCGAGATCGATTACGCGACGAAGGGGCCGCGCACGCTCTTCCTCACGGTGAACGGGCGTAACCCGACCCAACTGGATCTCGATGGCAGCAGCTTCGACGATCCTGTGGCGCGCGTGCTGGAGGTGCCGCTGCTCAAGGGCAGCAACACACTCCAGCTCGGCAATCCATCCGGTTTTGCCCCGGACCTCGACCGTATCGTGGTGAGCCCACGGCTGGGCTCACCCGCACCCGGTTGCCCGTAG
- a CDS encoding SDR family NAD(P)-dependent oxidoreductase, whose product MTASQNTARRIAIVTGGSRGLGRNTIIHLARRGVDSVFTYHSNEAEARSAVDAVAAEGARAVALQLDAGNTATFDAFVEQVRGALSTLGATRFDYLVNNAGTSHHTPIAETTEAQVDALYNVHFKGVFFLTQKLLPLINDGGRIINLSSGLTRFAMPGSAPYAAMKGAIEVLTRYFAKEFAERGITANTVAPGAIATDFSGGMVRDNPEINQRVAGFTALGRVGQPDDIGPMIAALLSDENRWVTGQRIEVSGGMLL is encoded by the coding sequence ATGACCGCCTCGCAGAACACCGCCCGCCGTATCGCCATCGTGACCGGCGGCAGCCGCGGCCTCGGCCGCAACACCATCATCCACCTGGCCCGTCGTGGTGTGGATAGCGTCTTTACCTACCACTCCAACGAAGCCGAGGCACGCAGCGCTGTCGACGCCGTGGCCGCGGAAGGCGCACGCGCCGTCGCTCTCCAGCTGGATGCGGGTAACACCGCGACGTTCGACGCCTTCGTTGAACAGGTGCGCGGCGCGCTTTCGACGCTCGGTGCGACGCGCTTCGACTACCTCGTGAACAACGCCGGCACCTCACACCACACGCCCATCGCGGAAACCACCGAGGCCCAGGTGGACGCGCTGTACAACGTGCACTTCAAGGGCGTGTTCTTCCTTACCCAGAAGCTGCTGCCACTCATCAACGACGGCGGCCGCATCATCAACCTCTCCAGTGGCCTCACCCGTTTCGCCATGCCTGGCAGCGCGCCCTACGCTGCCATGAAGGGTGCGATCGAGGTGCTTACGCGCTACTTCGCCAAGGAATTCGCGGAACGCGGCATCACGGCAAACACCGTGGCGCCAGGCGCCATCGCCACCGATTTCAGCGGCGGCATGGTCCGCGACAACCCGGAGATCAACCAGCGCGTCGCGGGTTTCACCGCGCTGGGCCGTGTCGGCCAGCCGGACGACATCGGCCCGATGATCGCCGCCCTCCTCTCCGACGAAAACCGCTGGGTGACCGGCCAGCGCATCGAAGTCTCGGGCGGCATGCTGCTCTGA